The following are from one region of the Halictus rubicundus isolate RS-2024b chromosome 15, iyHalRubi1_principal, whole genome shotgun sequence genome:
- the LOC143361266 gene encoding odorant receptor 13a-like isoform X1 translates to MAPKPGHQVLESFRRLLNLQISYLTYSGLWVLKPNTRPVLRYGYFAWKIFIIATMHIFTITLLADICMSIDDISVATDSGCICAGMIVVLFKAMQYQFNQKKLERLLAKILKCADDLVEFSVDSDRITAIIKRHYTFNKIIFYGFRAVGCCLVIALLFFSPMKDGLPIRAKYPFDTTTFPYRGIALAVETVAISSGVLAILAMDSISLYSCNYTTMQLDILNVNFENCDRQTANNTGSVYGKPNDSFMRRYKTCLRFHQQLMSTTSDYNNIFSSSLFVQMLSSTSIICLTGFQAVVVGGQNSDIIKFGIYLSAATSQLFYICWAGNELTYSCSVLDRSQWLSNWHREDFRSIMQLFVLSTMSARNPLYLKASSFYVCSLETYIAIIRCSYSVFALLNNMHATDS, encoded by the exons ATGGCTCCGAAGCCAGGACATCAGGTGTTGGAGTCGTTTCGACGTTTACTGAATCTTCAAATATCTTATTTGAC GTACAGTGGACTGTGGGTCTTAAAACCAAACACTCGACCGGTTCTGCGATACGGATACTTCGCTTGGAAAATATTCATAATCGCGACGATGCACATCTTCACGATCACGCTTCTCGCAGATATTTGCATGAGCATAGACGACATATCGGTTGCCACCGATAGCGGTTGCATTTGCGCGGGAATGATCGTTGTGTTGTTCAAAGCCATGCAATATCAGTTCAACCAGAAAAAATTAGAACGTTTACTGGCGAAAATATTAAAGTGCGCCGACGATCTCGTTGAATTTTCTG TGGACAGTGATCGTATCACGGCCATTATCAAGAGGCACTATACGTTCAACAAAATAATCTTCTACGGATTTAGGGCGGTCGGGTGTTGTTTAGTAATAGCTCTGTTATTCTTTTCGCCGATGAAGGACGGTTTACCAATCAGAGCAAAGTATCCGTTTGACACCACGACATTTCCTTATCGCGGGATCGCTCTCGCCGTCGAAACGGTCGCAATTTCTAGCGGCGTGCTCGCGATACTTGCGATGGACAGTATCTCGCTATACTCGTGCAATTACACCACCATGCAGTTAGACATTTTGAACGTGAATTTCGAGAACTGCGACAGACAAACGGCCAACAAT ACTGGTAGCGTTTACGGGAAACCGAACGACAGTTTCATGAGGCGTTATAAGACCTGTCTTCGATTCCATCAGCAATTGATGTCCACGACCAGCGATTACAATAATATCTTTAGCTCGAGCCTATTCGTTCAGATGTTGTCGAGCACCTCGATTATTTGCTTGACTGGTTTCCAGGCTGTCGTG GTCGGAGGGCAGAACTCGGACATCATAAAGTTCGGGATATACCTGAGCGCCGCCACGTCTCAGCTCTTCTACATCTGCTGGGCGGGAAACGAGCTGACCTATTCG TGCTCGGTGCTCGACAGAAGTCAATGGCTCTCGAACTGGCATCGGGAGGATTTCCGTAGTATTATGCAATTGTTCGTATTGTCTACGATGTCTGCGAGAAACCCTTTGTATCTGAAGGCTAGCTCGTTCTACGTATGTTCCTTGGAAACATATATCGCG ATTATCAGATGCTCTTATTCCGTGTTCGCGTTGTTGAACAACATGCACGCGACGGATTCCTGA
- the LOC143361266 gene encoding odorant receptor 13a-like isoform X2, giving the protein MHIFTITLLADICMSIDDISVATDSGCICAGMIVVLFKAMQYQFNQKKLERLLAKILKCADDLVEFSVDSDRITAIIKRHYTFNKIIFYGFRAVGCCLVIALLFFSPMKDGLPIRAKYPFDTTTFPYRGIALAVETVAISSGVLAILAMDSISLYSCNYTTMQLDILNVNFENCDRQTANNTGSVYGKPNDSFMRRYKTCLRFHQQLMSTTSDYNNIFSSSLFVQMLSSTSIICLTGFQAVVVGGQNSDIIKFGIYLSAATSQLFYICWAGNELTYSCSVLDRSQWLSNWHREDFRSIMQLFVLSTMSARNPLYLKASSFYVCSLETYIAIIRCSYSVFALLNNMHATDS; this is encoded by the exons ATGCACATCTTCACGATCACGCTTCTCGCAGATATTTGCATGAGCATAGACGACATATCGGTTGCCACCGATAGCGGTTGCATTTGCGCGGGAATGATCGTTGTGTTGTTCAAAGCCATGCAATATCAGTTCAACCAGAAAAAATTAGAACGTTTACTGGCGAAAATATTAAAGTGCGCCGACGATCTCGTTGAATTTTCTG TGGACAGTGATCGTATCACGGCCATTATCAAGAGGCACTATACGTTCAACAAAATAATCTTCTACGGATTTAGGGCGGTCGGGTGTTGTTTAGTAATAGCTCTGTTATTCTTTTCGCCGATGAAGGACGGTTTACCAATCAGAGCAAAGTATCCGTTTGACACCACGACATTTCCTTATCGCGGGATCGCTCTCGCCGTCGAAACGGTCGCAATTTCTAGCGGCGTGCTCGCGATACTTGCGATGGACAGTATCTCGCTATACTCGTGCAATTACACCACCATGCAGTTAGACATTTTGAACGTGAATTTCGAGAACTGCGACAGACAAACGGCCAACAAT ACTGGTAGCGTTTACGGGAAACCGAACGACAGTTTCATGAGGCGTTATAAGACCTGTCTTCGATTCCATCAGCAATTGATGTCCACGACCAGCGATTACAATAATATCTTTAGCTCGAGCCTATTCGTTCAGATGTTGTCGAGCACCTCGATTATTTGCTTGACTGGTTTCCAGGCTGTCGTG GTCGGAGGGCAGAACTCGGACATCATAAAGTTCGGGATATACCTGAGCGCCGCCACGTCTCAGCTCTTCTACATCTGCTGGGCGGGAAACGAGCTGACCTATTCG TGCTCGGTGCTCGACAGAAGTCAATGGCTCTCGAACTGGCATCGGGAGGATTTCCGTAGTATTATGCAATTGTTCGTATTGTCTACGATGTCTGCGAGAAACCCTTTGTATCTGAAGGCTAGCTCGTTCTACGTATGTTCCTTGGAAACATATATCGCG ATTATCAGATGCTCTTATTCCGTGTTCGCGTTGTTGAACAACATGCACGCGACGGATTCCTGA